In one window of Borrelia anserina Es DNA:
- the ligA gene encoding NAD-dependent DNA ligase LigA, with the protein MIKDIEDEILSLRDIIRKWNKEYYIDSAPSVNDFTYDKALLRLQDLENKYPEYKTLDSPTLKFGSDLLNDFKEVEHSFPVLSLDKVYDIKGLLLWIDKMVLEGSILRFDTGISVEPKVDGCSIVLYYKDGILQRALTRGDGKVGNDVTENVRTIKNVPLCIDEKVELVLRGEIYITKENFLKINQTLTSPYVNARNLASGILRRINSKEVANFPLDIFVYDILYSSFKLSTNHDAFNKLRKFGFKINPLCRFFDGMNLQDDIMRHVKSIEAQRDVFEYEIDGIVLKVNSFVLRDILGYTSHHPKWSIAYKFESYTGVSKVVDIVVQVGRSGKITPVARVEKVLIAGAFITNVSLHNQDYIDSIGLNIGDVVSISRRGDVIPAVQFVVEKLVVGNFKIPSDCPSCRMTLMKEGAHLFCVNRHCPYRIIEQIKYFCSKKCMNIVGLAEKTIEFLFEMKFISSEIELYTFNFDRLIHLRGFNLKRVDNLKRSIKNSKSRPFRKLLLGMGIKDLGATTILILINNNLNSFDAISTLCKNREDALAKLLKIEGIGERIALNIIEAFNDKTILDKFNFFKELGFKMGEDNTNCTVGSSFLFGKRFCITGSFEGHSRHILVEKITKKGALFSSSVTKHLDFLLVGKKPGSKLKKAHDLGIKILGLSDIMVFVDLDD; encoded by the coding sequence ATGATCAAAGATATAGAGGATGAAATCTTAAGTTTAAGAGATATTATCAGAAAGTGGAATAAAGAGTATTATATTGATTCTGCACCTAGTGTAAACGATTTTACTTATGATAAGGCTCTTTTGAGGCTTCAAGATTTGGAAAACAAATATCCTGAGTATAAAACCTTGGATTCTCCTACTCTTAAGTTTGGGAGTGATCTTTTAAATGATTTTAAAGAAGTTGAACATTCTTTTCCTGTATTAAGCCTGGATAAGGTTTATGATATTAAGGGATTGTTATTGTGGATTGATAAAATGGTCTTAGAAGGTTCTATCTTAAGATTTGATACTGGCATCTCAGTTGAACCTAAAGTTGATGGATGCTCAATTGTTCTCTATTATAAGGATGGGATACTTCAGAGAGCTTTGACTAGAGGAGATGGTAAGGTTGGTAATGATGTTACTGAGAATGTTAGAACAATTAAAAATGTTCCTTTATGTATTGATGAGAAGGTTGAATTGGTGTTACGGGGTGAGATTTATATTACTAAGGAAAATTTTTTGAAAATTAATCAAACATTAACAAGTCCTTATGTTAATGCTAGAAATTTAGCCTCAGGTATACTGAGGAGAATAAATAGTAAAGAAGTTGCTAATTTTCCTTTAGATATTTTTGTTTATGATATCTTATATTCTAGTTTTAAATTAAGTACTAATCATGATGCTTTTAATAAACTTAGGAAATTCGGATTTAAAATTAATCCTCTTTGTAGATTTTTTGATGGAATGAACTTGCAAGATGATATTATGAGGCATGTTAAAAGTATAGAGGCACAAAGAGATGTTTTTGAATATGAAATAGATGGTATTGTGCTGAAGGTTAACAGCTTTGTTTTAAGAGATATTTTGGGATATACTTCTCATCATCCTAAGTGGTCAATAGCTTATAAGTTTGAATCTTACACAGGAGTTAGCAAGGTGGTTGATATAGTTGTTCAGGTTGGCCGTAGTGGTAAGATTACTCCTGTTGCACGTGTAGAAAAAGTACTTATTGCTGGGGCTTTTATTACTAATGTAAGTTTGCATAATCAAGATTATATAGATTCTATTGGTTTAAATATTGGAGATGTTGTTTCAATTTCAAGGCGTGGAGATGTAATACCTGCTGTTCAATTTGTTGTAGAAAAGCTTGTGGTTGGTAATTTTAAAATTCCTAGTGATTGTCCTTCATGTAGAATGACTTTAATGAAAGAAGGAGCACATCTTTTTTGTGTAAATAGACATTGTCCTTATCGTATAATTGAGCAGATAAAATATTTTTGTAGTAAGAAGTGCATGAATATTGTAGGGCTTGCAGAGAAAACAATAGAATTTCTTTTTGAGATGAAGTTTATATCTTCGGAGATTGAACTTTATACTTTTAATTTTGATAGACTTATTCATTTGAGAGGTTTTAATCTTAAAAGGGTAGATAATTTGAAGCGGTCAATTAAAAATAGTAAAAGTCGGCCGTTTAGAAAGTTGCTTCTTGGTATGGGAATTAAAGATCTTGGAGCGACTACAATATTAATATTAATTAATAATAACTTAAACTCTTTTGATGCAATTAGTACTCTTTGCAAAAATAGAGAAGATGCTCTTGCCAAGCTTTTAAAGATTGAAGGAATAGGGGAAAGGATAGCTTTGAATATTATTGAGGCATTTAATGATAAAACTATTCTTGATAAGTTCAATTTTTTTAAAGAATTAGGGTTTAAAATGGGCGAAGATAATACTAATTGTACTGTAGGTTCCTCCTTTTTATTTGGAAAAAGATTTTGTATTACGGGTTCTTTTGAGGGTCATTCTAGACATATTCTTGTTGAAAAGATTACTAAAAAAGGTGCTCTTTTCAGCAGTTCGGTTACTAAGCATTTAGATTTTTTACTTGTTGGTAAAAAGCCTGGATCAAAATTGAAGAAGGCTCATGATTTGGGTATTAAAATCCTTGGTCTTTCTGATATTATGGTTTTTGTGGATTTAGATGATTAG
- a CDS encoding consevred protein, whose product MSDVKVYYPESFTALVSLFNEDLNNYVIYNEIDFHKNLEIFMKNEINNNFFIINNFERFNKVSLKSNFLEMGPCVTYDAILQFGERNIPRLFYEFISKLNDRIYLNSINIANGFYYKNTVFDLYPLLLSLDAQLEFKNILTKKTYTYNAYSINRDDYIQSRHTLFLSKLKFPITNLWNKSFYSKIFVDTFSFEILEEVNIVFICVLLNVKRDIISDFIMKIFYNDKVITLRDLQVLLLNKSLPLSLVEIEDSIKMLDKHIRDVKNFNLGERSLRLIKNFYFDILFSF is encoded by the coding sequence ATGAGTGATGTGAAGGTATATTATCCAGAAAGTTTTACTGCTCTTGTTAGCTTATTTAATGAAGATCTAAACAATTATGTAATTTATAATGAGATTGATTTTCATAAAAATCTTGAAATTTTTATGAAAAATGAAATTAACAATAACTTTTTTATAATTAATAATTTTGAAAGATTTAATAAGGTTTCTCTTAAGAGTAATTTTTTAGAAATGGGTCCATGTGTTACTTATGATGCTATATTGCAATTTGGAGAGCGGAACATTCCAAGATTATTTTATGAATTTATTTCAAAATTAAATGATAGGATATATCTAAATAGTATTAATATTGCTAATGGTTTTTATTATAAGAATACAGTATTTGATTTATATCCTTTGTTGTTAAGTCTTGATGCTCAGCTTGAGTTTAAAAATATTTTGACTAAAAAAACTTATACTTATAATGCTTATAGTATTAACAGAGATGATTATATACAAAGTCGACATACTTTATTTTTGAGTAAGTTAAAATTTCCAATTACAAATTTGTGGAATAAGAGTTTTTATAGCAAGATATTTGTTGATACTTTTTCATTTGAGATCTTAGAAGAGGTGAACATTGTTTTTATTTGCGTTCTTTTAAATGTTAAAAGAGATATTATAAGTGATTTTATAATGAAAATATTTTATAATGATAAGGTTATTACTTTAAGAGATTTGCAAGTTTTACTTCTGAATAAATCTTTACCTTTATCTTTAGTTGAAATTGAAGATTCTATTAAGATGTTAGACAAGCATATTCGAGATGTTAAAAACTTTAATTTAGGAGAGAGGAGTTTAAGGCTTATAAAAAATTTTTATTTTGATATATTATTTAGTTTTTAA
- a CDS encoding HPr family phosphocarrier protein has product MVKKEATIKAVNGLHVRPASTFVKKAKEYVSDITIEADGKSVSGKSLFRLQTLELSSGKKLMVCAEGDDEEKAVTELVELIESFKE; this is encoded by the coding sequence ATGGTGAAAAAAGAAGCTACAATTAAAGCTGTTAATGGTTTGCATGTTAGACCAGCATCAACGTTTGTAAAAAAGGCTAAAGAGTATGTTAGCGATATAACTATCGAAGCTGATGGAAAATCTGTTAGTGGAAAAAGTTTGTTTCGATTACAGACCTTAGAATTATCTTCTGGTAAGAAACTTATGGTTTGTGCTGAGGGTGATGATGAAGAGAAAGCTGTTACTGAACTTGTTGAGCTTATTGAATCTTTTAAAGAGTAA
- the ptsP gene encoding phosphoenolpyruvate--protein phosphotransferase gives MTLLGKRISKGIGIGEALFIKKDFDKFIDKSKITSLQIDGEIKKFNDAKSKSISVLKDLTKKAVEQLGADKEGIFEGQMLVIEDDELSDSVISFIKHENYGAAYAVYLSFKELISSVEEYTDAYLKERAADFKDIRNRLIANILGHVTDLSEIKRDVVLITEELTPSDTIQVDLSYVKGFVTAVGGETSHAAILARTMGLPALVMKPLDIAKIKEGEQLIIDGLSSLVIGNPSSSELDKYAHKILKYNEHERELFTLKNQDAKTKDDIKISLKANIGTPSDMFYVNKYGLDGIGLFRTEFLYMESVKPPTEDEQFEAYKRVVETLEKKGVVTIRTLDIGGDKEIPYFNFSKEDNPFLGYRALRMYMDYEDLIQSQFNAIFRASYYGKIRIMVPMLTRYEEIDIIDYFVDKAKMNLRSRGLPFDENLEVGCMIEVPAAALMASEFARRLDFFSIGTNDLTQYTLAVDRGNQKISNLYDKYNSAVLKLIKNVLDAGNSACIDVSVCGELGGDEAGALILIGLGFRSLSMVPSASLRIKYLLRRYTMSDLSELASKVLNSNSVSETLKILDKYIGD, from the coding sequence ATGACTTTATTGGGGAAAAGAATATCTAAAGGGATAGGTATAGGAGAGGCTCTTTTTATTAAGAAAGATTTTGATAAATTCATTGATAAGTCAAAAATTACTTCTCTTCAAATTGATGGTGAGATAAAAAAATTTAATGATGCTAAATCAAAGTCTATATCTGTGCTTAAGGATCTTACAAAAAAGGCTGTGGAACAGCTTGGTGCTGATAAGGAAGGTATTTTTGAAGGGCAGATGTTGGTTATTGAAGATGACGAACTTTCTGATTCTGTTATAAGCTTTATTAAACATGAAAATTATGGTGCCGCTTATGCTGTTTATTTATCTTTCAAGGAATTGATTTCAAGTGTAGAAGAATATACAGATGCTTATTTAAAAGAGAGAGCTGCTGATTTTAAGGATATTAGGAATAGGCTTATTGCAAACATTTTAGGTCATGTGACAGATCTCTCTGAGATTAAGAGAGATGTAGTTCTGATTACTGAAGAATTGACGCCTTCTGATACAATACAAGTTGATTTAAGTTATGTTAAGGGATTTGTGACTGCGGTTGGTGGTGAGACTTCCCATGCTGCTATTTTGGCAAGAACGATGGGGCTTCCGGCTCTTGTTATGAAACCTCTTGATATTGCTAAAATTAAAGAGGGTGAGCAGTTAATAATTGATGGGTTGTCTTCACTAGTTATTGGTAATCCTTCATCCAGTGAACTCGATAAATATGCGCATAAAATATTAAAGTATAATGAGCATGAAAGGGAACTTTTTACATTAAAGAACCAAGATGCAAAAACAAAAGATGATATTAAAATATCTCTTAAGGCTAATATTGGAACTCCTTCAGATATGTTTTATGTTAATAAATATGGGCTTGATGGTATAGGGCTTTTTAGGACAGAGTTTTTATATATGGAATCTGTAAAGCCACCAACAGAAGATGAACAGTTTGAAGCTTATAAGAGAGTTGTGGAAACTCTTGAGAAGAAAGGTGTTGTTACTATTCGTACTCTTGATATTGGAGGAGATAAGGAGATTCCATATTTTAATTTTTCGAAGGAAGATAATCCTTTTCTAGGATACCGTGCTCTTAGAATGTATATGGACTATGAAGATTTAATACAAAGTCAGTTTAATGCAATTTTTAGGGCTAGTTATTACGGCAAAATAAGAATTATGGTTCCTATGCTTACTAGATATGAGGAGATTGATATAATTGACTATTTTGTAGATAAGGCTAAAATGAATTTAAGGTCTAGGGGTTTGCCTTTTGATGAAAATTTGGAAGTTGGTTGTATGATAGAAGTTCCTGCAGCGGCTTTGATGGCTTCTGAATTTGCTCGGAGATTAGATTTCTTTAGCATTGGTACTAATGATTTAACTCAGTATACTTTAGCTGTAGATCGGGGTAATCAGAAGATATCAAATTTATACGATAAATATAATTCTGCTGTTTTGAAGCTAATTAAGAATGTTCTTGATGCTGGTAATAGTGCTTGCATTGATGTTTCTGTTTGTGGTGAACTTGGAGGGGACGAGGCTGGGGCTTTGATTCTTATTGGACTTGGATTTAGATCTTTAAGTATGGTTCCTAGTGCTTCCCTTCGAATTAAGTACTTACTAAGAAGATATACAATGTCTGACTTAAGTGAATTAGCAAGTAAAGTGTTAAATAGTAATTCAGTATCAGAGACTTTAAAAATTTTAGATAAATATATAGGAGATTAG
- the crr gene encoding PTS glucose transporter subunit IIA — MGFLGFFKKSATLDLMAPVSGKVVSIDKVPDEAFAEKIVGDGIAIMPTGSELVAPCDGNIGKIFKTNHAFSLETKEGVEIFVHFGINTLNLNGKGFTRVAEEGMNVKQGDVIIRLDLEYLKAQAESVVTPVVIANCDEVASIEYVFGKFSDGSEYIIPSSATLTEDVKTKISQTNHVEAGKDLVLRVRK, encoded by the coding sequence ATGGGGTTTTTGGGTTTTTTTAAAAAGTCTGCTACTTTAGATTTAATGGCGCCTGTTAGTGGAAAAGTTGTTTCAATTGATAAGGTTCCAGATGAGGCTTTTGCTGAGAAGATAGTTGGTGATGGAATTGCGATTATGCCGACTGGAAGTGAGTTAGTTGCACCTTGTGATGGAAATATTGGGAAAATTTTTAAAACTAACCATGCCTTTAGCCTTGAAACTAAAGAAGGTGTTGAGATTTTTGTTCATTTTGGTATTAATACTCTTAATTTAAATGGTAAAGGATTTACGAGAGTTGCTGAGGAGGGAATGAATGTTAAGCAGGGCGATGTTATTATTAGGCTTGACCTTGAGTATTTAAAGGCCCAGGCAGAATCAGTAGTTACTCCTGTTGTTATTGCAAATTGTGATGAAGTTGCAAGTATTGAGTATGTGTTTGGGAAGTTTTCTGATGGTTCTGAATATATCATACCTTCTTCAGCTACTTTAACTGAAGACGTTAAAACTAAGATATCTCAAACCAATCATGTTGAAGCGGGTAAAGATTTAGTTCTTAGGGTTAGAAAGTAA
- the htpG gene encoding molecular chaperone HtpG yields the protein MKKQFDTEVNDLLYLIIHSLYSHKEIFLRELISNASDAIDKLKFLNLTNEKFKDIKLDPKIEISFDEKLIKIKDNGIGMNKEDLINHLGTIAKSGTKEFINKLKKDEKKAASLIGQFGVGFYSSFIVADKVEVITKKTLEDVAYIWSSDGKTGYEIDKTEKDESGTEITLYLNKEGTEYANKWKIQEIVKKYSNHISYPIFIKYKEPLMKDGKQEGFEEKEDKLNDTTAIWIKNKNEITDEEYNEFYKNITFDYENPLIHIHTQAEGSIEYTSLFYVPSKAPYDLYYPKPKTSVKLFINRIFITDSADSLLPNYLRFIKGIIDCQDLPLNVSREILQQNKILAKIKASSVKKILNELEKLSETDHSKFNEFSKEFGRCLKEGVYSDFDNRSKLISLIRFKSSHVEGLVSLREYKERMPEGQKSIYYITGGKENILKSNPIVNAYKERGYETLIMDDELDEAILNFITEYDGIKLKAINKNETSDELKDENFKHMEEEFKDILLKVKEILKKYVKDVSLSATLTQEPSAIIIDSSDPTYQMQRVMISMGQEVQEIKPILELNPNNKIIQNLKNLDDNNLEKISIILLEEAMITSGLPSKNPGQFISIINEMLEKNIS from the coding sequence ATGAAAAAACAATTCGATACAGAAGTTAATGATTTACTTTATTTAATCATACATTCTCTTTATTCTCATAAAGAAATATTTTTACGAGAATTAATATCAAATGCTTCTGACGCCATTGATAAACTTAAATTTTTAAACCTAACAAACGAAAAATTTAAGGATATCAAACTAGATCCAAAAATCGAAATAAGCTTTGACGAGAAACTCATTAAGATAAAAGACAATGGAATTGGGATGAACAAAGAAGACCTGATTAATCACCTTGGCACAATTGCAAAATCAGGAACCAAAGAATTTATAAACAAATTAAAAAAAGATGAAAAAAAAGCCGCAAGCTTAATTGGACAGTTTGGAGTTGGATTTTACAGCTCTTTTATTGTAGCAGACAAAGTTGAGGTTATAACAAAAAAAACATTGGAAGATGTTGCCTACATTTGGTCTAGTGATGGCAAAACAGGATATGAAATAGATAAAACAGAAAAAGATGAAAGTGGAACTGAGATAACCCTTTATCTTAACAAAGAAGGCACCGAATATGCTAATAAATGGAAAATCCAAGAAATTGTCAAAAAATATTCAAACCACATAAGTTATCCTATCTTCATTAAGTACAAAGAACCTTTAATGAAAGATGGCAAACAAGAAGGATTTGAAGAAAAAGAAGATAAACTAAACGACACAACAGCAATTTGGATAAAAAATAAAAATGAAATAACTGATGAGGAATATAACGAATTTTATAAAAATATAACATTTGATTATGAAAATCCATTAATCCATATTCATACACAAGCTGAAGGAAGTATTGAGTATACAAGCCTTTTCTATGTGCCAAGTAAAGCCCCTTATGACCTGTACTATCCAAAACCTAAAACCAGTGTAAAGTTATTCATAAATAGAATTTTTATCACAGATTCTGCAGACAGCTTACTTCCAAATTACTTAAGATTCATAAAGGGAATAATAGATTGTCAAGACTTACCTCTAAACGTAAGTAGAGAAATTTTACAACAAAACAAGATATTAGCCAAAATAAAAGCATCTTCTGTAAAGAAAATACTTAATGAACTTGAAAAGCTAAGTGAAACCGATCATTCTAAGTTCAATGAGTTTTCCAAAGAATTTGGAAGATGTTTAAAAGAGGGAGTTTATTCTGACTTTGATAACAGAAGCAAACTTATATCCCTAATTAGATTTAAATCTTCTCACGTAGAAGGTCTTGTATCCTTAAGAGAATACAAAGAGAGAATGCCTGAAGGACAAAAAAGCATATACTACATAACCGGAGGAAAAGAAAACATACTTAAAAGCAACCCAATTGTAAATGCTTATAAAGAAAGAGGCTACGAAACTCTTATCATGGATGATGAACTTGACGAAGCTATTTTGAATTTCATCACAGAATATGATGGCATAAAGTTGAAAGCAATAAATAAAAACGAAACAAGTGATGAACTAAAAGACGAAAATTTCAAACATATGGAAGAAGAATTCAAAGATATTTTACTCAAAGTAAAAGAAATACTTAAAAAGTATGTCAAAGACGTTTCACTATCAGCAACGCTAACACAAGAACCATCAGCAATAATCATCGATAGCTCTGATCCCACTTACCAAATGCAAAGAGTTATGATATCAATGGGTCAAGAAGTCCAAGAGATAAAACCTATCCTTGAGCTCAATCCAAACAATAAAATCATTCAAAATTTAAAAAACCTAGATGATAACAACTTAGAAAAAATAAGTATCATTCTCCTTGAAGAGGCAATGATAACTTCAGGCTTGCCAAGTAAAAACCCAGGCCAATTTATAAGCATTATAAATGAAATGTTAGAGAAAAACATATCATGA
- the gnd gene encoding decarboxylating NADP(+)-dependent phosphogluconate dehydrogenase produces MDIGVYGLGVMGSNLALNIADSGFNVSVYNRDYDKTEIFLVNNAHKKIHGFKDIGTFIESLKKPRKIILMISSSAVDEVIGQILPLIEKLDIIIDGGNSYYKDTIRREQELSSRDIYFVGLGISGGEKGARFGPSLMYGGSKKVYGLIEPILNKIAAKTNVGDICSTYVGENGAGHYVKMVHNGIEYADMQLISEVYFFMKRAFNLDNLRISEVFDKWGEGDLSSYLIEITSKILKYKENNEYLLDKILDVANQKGTGKWASIEALQLNVPANLIFESLFARFLSGLKHERVIASDILKMEVDAVEFDLSDWILDLYYALLVSKILAYSQGFMMLKSASVNYAWDLNLGKISLIWREGCIIKSVFLEKIKLAYDKNPHLINLIFDDYFLDIIKSHHKSLRRIISKASEIGIPLPVFYSSLSFLDSYSTNYLPANLIQAQRDFFGAHNFERIDSKRGEFFHSTWE; encoded by the coding sequence ATGGATATTGGTGTTTATGGGCTAGGAGTTATGGGCAGCAATTTGGCGTTAAATATTGCTGATAGCGGGTTTAATGTTTCTGTCTATAATAGGGATTATGATAAGACGGAGATTTTTCTTGTCAATAATGCTCATAAAAAGATTCATGGATTTAAAGATATCGGGACTTTTATTGAAAGCTTAAAGAAACCTAGAAAAATTATTTTAATGATATCAAGTTCAGCTGTGGATGAGGTTATTGGACAGATTTTACCTTTAATTGAAAAATTAGATATTATTATTGATGGTGGAAATTCTTATTATAAGGATACGATAAGGAGAGAACAAGAATTATCTTCTAGGGATATTTATTTTGTTGGACTTGGAATTTCAGGTGGTGAAAAGGGTGCAAGGTTTGGTCCTTCTTTGATGTATGGTGGGAGTAAAAAGGTTTATGGGTTAATTGAGCCTATTTTAAATAAGATAGCTGCTAAGACGAATGTAGGAGATATTTGTTCTACTTATGTTGGTGAGAATGGAGCTGGACATTATGTAAAGATGGTGCACAATGGAATTGAGTATGCAGATATGCAACTCATTAGTGAAGTATATTTTTTTATGAAAAGGGCTTTTAATTTAGATAATTTAAGGATTTCTGAAGTATTTGACAAGTGGGGAGAAGGTGATCTTTCTAGTTATTTGATAGAAATAACGTCCAAAATTTTAAAATATAAGGAGAATAATGAATATTTACTTGATAAGATTTTAGATGTTGCAAATCAAAAAGGTACTGGGAAGTGGGCATCAATTGAGGCATTGCAATTAAATGTACCAGCAAATTTGATTTTTGAATCTTTGTTCGCAAGATTTTTATCAGGATTAAAACATGAGCGGGTAATTGCTAGTGATATTCTTAAGATGGAAGTTGATGCTGTTGAGTTTGATCTTAGTGATTGGATTTTAGATCTTTATTATGCTCTTTTAGTTTCTAAAATATTAGCTTATTCTCAGGGTTTTATGATGCTGAAGAGTGCATCTGTTAATTATGCTTGGGACTTGAACTTAGGAAAAATTTCTTTAATTTGGCGTGAGGGTTGCATAATTAAAAGTGTTTTTTTAGAAAAGATTAAATTAGCTTATGATAAAAATCCACATCTTATTAATTTGATTTTTGATGATTACTTTTTGGATATAATAAAAAGTCATCATAAATCTTTAAGACGCATAATCTCAAAAGCTAGTGAAATTGGTATACCTTTGCCAGTATTTTATTCAAGTCTTTCTTTCTTAGATTCTTATTCTACTAATTACTTGCCAGCTAATTTAATTCAGGCTCAAAGAGATTTCTTTGGTGCTCATAATTTTGAAAGAATTGATTCAAAGAGAGGTGAATTTTTCCATAGTACTTGGGAATAA
- a CDS encoding BAPKO_0422 family outer member beta-barrel protein — translation MQKLVITMILIPIMWIGAFGKSSYSNRQIGFGLSIGNPIFNYIMSFPFIDLEIGYGGTNGINLSAGNLKSKNYDFHAFVLSALDLIFTIPLIEKLSIGTGIGGNVHISSNKSNLANIEIGFGLRIPITIFYDLTEHIEAGFKIATSIEVISNAKSIAYHYSHAGFKTNIMGGILIKYYI, via the coding sequence ATGCAAAAATTAGTGATAACAATGATATTAATACCAATCATGTGGATTGGTGCATTTGGAAAAAGCTCATACTCCAATAGACAAATAGGATTTGGACTCAGTATTGGAAATCCAATATTTAATTATATTATGTCATTTCCATTTATCGACCTAGAAATAGGATATGGAGGAACTAATGGCATAAACCTATCAGCAGGAAACCTCAAATCAAAAAATTATGATTTCCATGCATTTGTACTCTCAGCCTTAGATTTAATATTTACAATACCATTAATAGAAAAATTATCTATTGGAACAGGAATCGGTGGAAATGTACATATATCATCCAACAAATCAAACTTAGCAAACATTGAAATAGGATTTGGACTTAGAATTCCTATTACTATTTTCTATGATTTAACAGAACACATAGAAGCAGGATTTAAAATAGCGACTTCAATAGAAGTTATATCAAATGCAAAATCCATCGCATATCATTATTCACATGCAGGATTTAAAACAAATATAATGGGCGGAATATTAATCAAATATTACATCTAA
- a CDS encoding DUF3996 domain-containing protein, with product MQKKSMLISMFMLLSISAFANSTSMARSKFGMGILLPFPIALEFNIKNFDIDLGIYSGTNNLFQNWQTLFLAIDYIFYTHTFEGADNMLDFSVGGGGYGTIWLSRWNNSQLNNSPMSLGARLPLILNLAIARKKFDIFLKVAPGIGLNIWSSGVGFRWEVFAGLGIRFWFT from the coding sequence ATGCAAAAAAAGAGTATGCTTATCTCAATGTTTATGTTATTATCAATATCTGCCTTTGCAAATTCAACATCAATGGCAAGAAGCAAATTTGGAATGGGAATCTTATTGCCATTCCCAATAGCATTAGAATTTAATATTAAAAACTTTGATATAGACTTAGGTATCTACAGTGGAACAAACAATCTTTTTCAGAATTGGCAAACCTTGTTTCTAGCGATAGATTACATCTTTTACACACATACTTTTGAAGGGGCAGATAACATGCTAGATTTCTCTGTCGGAGGTGGTGGTTATGGAACAATATGGCTCTCAAGATGGAACAATAGTCAATTAAACAATAGCCCAATGAGCTTAGGAGCACGATTACCATTAATTCTAAATCTTGCAATAGCTAGAAAAAAATTTGACATATTCTTAAAAGTAGCACCTGGCATTGGATTAAATATCTGGAGTAGCGGTGTTGGATTTAGATGGGAAGTATTTGCTGGGCTTGGGATAAGATTTTGGTTTACATAA
- a CDS encoding chemotaxis protein CheW, whose translation MELQTNVQGKLNQYLLFSLDELYAIEIKYVVEVLEYTKISKIPRTPDYMAGIINNRGKIVPIIDIRKQFGMEKRKVSDNEIKKRDVNVSNIIILTLECEGDELNLGILVDYVNEVLELNSSNIDDAPKIGTGFNSRFISGIGKDDNKFIIILNIENLFDIKELSRFKNTTVCDPDEQ comes from the coding sequence ATGGAATTACAAACCAATGTACAAGGTAAATTAAATCAGTATCTTTTGTTTAGTTTGGATGAACTTTATGCGATTGAGATTAAATATGTTGTTGAAGTATTAGAGTATACTAAAATCTCAAAGATACCAAGAACTCCTGATTATATGGCTGGGATAATCAATAATAGGGGGAAAATAGTTCCAATAATTGATATTAGGAAGCAGTTTGGTATGGAAAAGCGTAAAGTTAGTGATAATGAAATTAAGAAGAGAGATGTTAATGTTTCAAATATCATCATATTAACTTTGGAATGTGAAGGTGATGAATTAAATCTTGGAATTTTGGTGGATTATGTTAATGAGGTTCTTGAGTTAAATTCGTCTAATATTGATGATGCTCCAAAGATTGGTACGGGGTTTAATTCAAGATTTATATCTGGAATTGGTAAAGATGATAATAAATTTATTATTATCCTTAATATAGAAAATCTATTTGATATTAAAGAACTATCCAGATTTAAAAATACTACAGTATGTGATCCTGATGAGCAGTAG
- a CDS encoding STAS domain-containing protein — MIYNPEGELVVNNIFKVKEDLLSILKEMKENETLVINLSNVEKIDVTFIQILYASNKYAKDRNLFIKIEYPSDEVLSSLIYGGFLNDIEDIDNLDLGLSLIEF, encoded by the coding sequence ATGATTTATAATCCAGAAGGAGAACTTGTAGTAAACAATATTTTCAAGGTTAAAGAGGATCTTTTAAGTATTCTTAAGGAGATGAAAGAAAACGAGACACTGGTAATTAATCTTTCAAATGTAGAAAAGATAGATGTGACTTTTATACAAATTTTGTATGCTTCTAATAAATATGCTAAAGATAGGAACTTGTTTATAAAGATAGAATATCCATCTGATGAAGTTTTGAGTTCATTGATATATGGTGGATTTTTAAATGATATTGAAGATATTGATAACTTGGATTTAGGCCTTAGTTTAATTGAATTTTAG